The proteins below come from a single Aegilops tauschii subsp. strangulata cultivar AL8/78 chromosome 6, Aet v6.0, whole genome shotgun sequence genomic window:
- the LOC109755114 gene encoding cyclin-dependent kinase A-2: protein MDQYEKVEKIGEGTYGVVYKAKDRYTNETIALKKIRLEQEDEGVPSTAIREISLLKEMQHRNIVRLQDVVHNEKCIYLVFEYLDLDLKKHMDSSADFKNHHIVKSFLYQILRGIAYCHSHRVLHRDLKPQNLLIDRRTNSLKLADFGLARAFGIPVRTFTHEVVTLWYRAPEILLGARQYSTPVDVWSVGCIFAEMVNQKPLFPGDSEIDELFKIFRIMGTPNEETWPGVSSLPDYKSAFPKWPSVDLATVVPTLEPLGLDLLSKMLCLDPTRRINARTALEHEYFKDLDVSS, encoded by the exons ATGGACCAG TACGAGAAGGTGGAGAAGATCGGGGAGGGCACGTACGGGGTGGTGTACAAGGCCAAGGACCGCTACACCAACGAGACGATCGCGCTCAAGAAGATCCGGCTGGAGCAGGAGGACGAGGGCGTCCCCTCCACCGCCATCCGCGAGATCTCCCTCCTCAAGGAGATGCAGCACCGGAACATCGTCAG GCTGCAGGACGTGGTGCACAACGAGAAGTGCATATACCTCGTCTTCGAGTACCTCGACCTCGACCTCAAGAAGCACATGGACTCCTCCGCGGACTTCAAGAACCACCACATAGTCAAG TCCTTCCTCTACCAGATCCTGCGCGGCATCGCCTACTGCCACTCGCACCGCGTGCTTCACAGGGATCTCAAGCCCCAGAACCTGCTGATTGATCGCCGCACCAATTCATTGAAGCTTGCTGACTTCGGGTTGGCCAGGGCGTTCGGCATTCCTGTCCGGACATTTACTCACGAG GTGGTGACATTATGGTACAGAGCACCAGAAATTCTTCTGGGTGCAAGGCAGTATTCTACCCCTGTTGATGTGTGGTCGGTTGGTTGCATTTTCGCCGAAATGGTGAATCAGAAACCTCTATTTCCTGGTGATTCTGAGATTGATGAACTCTTCAAGATTTTCAG AATTATGGGCACTCCTAATGAAGAAACCTGGCCAGGTGTTTCTTCGTTACCTGACTACAAATCAGCTTTCCCCAAGTGGCCGTCCGTG GATCTCGCAACTGTGGTTCCAACACTCGAACCTTTGGGACTTGATCTTCTCTCT AAAATGCTCTGCTTAGATCCAACCAGAAGAATCAACGCCCGAACCGCCCTCGAGCACGAGTACTTCAAGGATCTGGACGTATCCTCGTAG